Proteins encoded by one window of Streptomyces sp. LX-29:
- a CDS encoding SpoIIE family protein phosphatase, translated as MGEQIAETRMGRAVITARAAASFEPVGRSVASARTFVRDTLQGWGLTDVVDDAVVLTSELVTNAVVHAGTAAEVVCVRAEDGVRVEVGDRYPERELPLEGNGRQYANPDREGGRGLLLCAALASRWGVEYTAARKRVWFQLDLPDRPAGTRSAGPALPAHALPVADARVRVAVLQIDRAGALSAWNDDARELFGYAAEQVVGKPLTDFAAWPHTPGTSTGVAEALRLSRWEGSYGVRGADGRVIPVYASHLRVRDADGEPSTVCLLVREHERAVLQSPTRGAAPDAVSAPERGTPTDAFEVFIGSPAPDDLDGLLQRTVERARDMLDGDSAYLLLATDDETELEVRASTGLPSARQRFARVPVEAGTGRYGSARMPAVHEDLSVVPGAVPLLANTGMRSVVTVPLKVEGRLTGSLGVAAEAPGRYSNEEALRLQFAADRIALAVESARLTELERLRRGSLSFLVEASDLLAGTLDRDQTLALMAQMTVPTLATWCAVYTIADQTSEPELSYVLHEDEDRIDGLKALLSKVDPPEPVRTGARVWTAPAEAANAAALRTSLRSLNLAESARPSSGPGASLATASAVGGETVVLPLVARNRVIGMLTLGKPTDEHFRQEILELAEDLSRRAALALDNARLYSERTAISQSLQRSLLPPELPTVPGVEVEVIYRAAGEGNEVGGDFYDLFPIRDGAYGFAIGDVCGTGPEAAAVTGLARHALRLLAREGFGGPAVLERLNAAILDEGARSRFLTLLYGELWPQRDGSAILKVVCAGHPLPLRLRPDGGVEPAAEPQALLGVMEDLELYEQTVTLEPGDVLLCVTDGVTERREGSRMLGDDGLTDVLTTCTGLTAGAVAARVLRAVERFAPDPPSDDMAILAMRVPELTEPAELSAPQEP; from the coding sequence ATGGGTGAGCAGATCGCCGAGACACGCATGGGAAGAGCTGTGATCACCGCGCGGGCAGCCGCCAGCTTCGAACCGGTGGGACGCTCGGTCGCCTCCGCCCGCACCTTCGTGCGCGACACCCTCCAGGGCTGGGGGCTCACCGACGTCGTCGACGACGCCGTGGTCCTCACCAGCGAGTTGGTCACCAACGCCGTGGTGCACGCCGGCACCGCCGCCGAGGTGGTGTGCGTACGCGCCGAGGACGGTGTGCGGGTCGAGGTCGGCGACCGCTACCCCGAGCGCGAGCTGCCGCTGGAGGGCAACGGCCGGCAGTACGCCAACCCCGACCGCGAAGGCGGCCGCGGCCTGCTGCTGTGCGCGGCGCTCGCCTCCCGCTGGGGCGTGGAGTACACCGCCGCCCGCAAGCGGGTCTGGTTCCAGCTCGACCTCCCCGACCGGCCGGCCGGCACCCGCTCCGCCGGCCCCGCCCTGCCCGCGCACGCGCTGCCGGTCGCCGACGCCCGGGTGCGCGTCGCCGTCCTCCAGATCGACCGCGCCGGGGCGCTCAGCGCCTGGAACGACGACGCCCGGGAGTTGTTCGGCTACGCCGCGGAGCAGGTCGTCGGCAAGCCGCTGACCGACTTCGCCGCCTGGCCACACACCCCGGGGACCAGCACCGGCGTCGCCGAGGCGCTGCGGCTGTCCCGCTGGGAGGGCTCCTACGGGGTCCGCGGCGCGGACGGCCGCGTCATCCCCGTCTACGCCTCCCACCTCCGGGTCCGCGACGCCGACGGCGAACCCTCCACCGTCTGTCTGCTGGTCCGCGAACACGAGCGGGCGGTGCTGCAGAGCCCGACGCGCGGGGCGGCGCCCGACGCCGTCAGCGCCCCGGAGCGCGGAACCCCCACCGACGCCTTCGAGGTCTTCATCGGCTCCCCCGCCCCCGACGACCTCGACGGACTGCTCCAGCGCACCGTGGAGCGCGCCCGCGACATGCTGGACGGCGACTCCGCCTATCTGCTGCTGGCCACCGACGACGAGACGGAGCTGGAGGTGCGCGCCTCCACCGGCCTGCCCTCGGCCCGCCAGCGCTTCGCCCGGGTCCCGGTCGAGGCCGGCACCGGTCGCTACGGCTCGGCCCGGATGCCCGCCGTCCACGAGGACCTCAGCGTCGTCCCCGGCGCCGTGCCGCTGCTGGCCAACACCGGGATGCGCTCGGTGGTCACCGTCCCCCTGAAGGTGGAGGGCCGGCTCACCGGCTCGCTCGGCGTCGCCGCCGAGGCCCCCGGGCGGTACAGCAACGAGGAGGCGCTGCGACTCCAGTTCGCCGCCGACCGGATCGCGCTGGCCGTGGAGTCCGCCCGGCTCACCGAGTTGGAGCGGCTGCGCCGCGGCTCACTGTCCTTCCTGGTCGAGGCGTCCGACCTGCTCGCCGGCACGCTCGACCGCGATCAGACGCTGGCTCTGATGGCCCAGATGACCGTGCCCACGCTGGCCACCTGGTGCGCCGTCTACACCATCGCCGACCAGACCTCGGAGCCCGAGCTGAGCTACGTCCTGCACGAGGACGAGGACCGCATCGACGGGCTCAAGGCGCTGCTCTCCAAGGTGGATCCGCCGGAGCCGGTGCGCACCGGGGCCCGCGTGTGGACGGCGCCCGCCGAGGCCGCGAACGCGGCGGCGCTGCGCACCTCGCTGCGCAGCCTCAACCTGGCCGAGTCCGCCCGCCCCTCCTCGGGGCCCGGCGCCTCGCTGGCCACCGCCTCCGCGGTCGGTGGGGAGACGGTCGTCCTGCCACTGGTGGCCCGCAACCGCGTCATCGGCATGCTGACCCTCGGCAAGCCGACCGACGAGCACTTCCGACAGGAGATCCTGGAGCTCGCGGAGGACCTCTCCCGACGGGCCGCCCTGGCGCTCGACAACGCCCGGCTGTACTCGGAGCGCACCGCCATCAGCCAGTCCCTCCAGCGCAGCCTACTGCCGCCGGAGCTGCCCACGGTGCCCGGCGTGGAGGTCGAGGTCATCTACCGCGCGGCCGGCGAGGGCAACGAGGTCGGCGGCGACTTCTACGACCTCTTCCCCATCCGCGACGGCGCGTACGGCTTCGCCATCGGCGACGTCTGCGGCACCGGGCCGGAGGCCGCGGCGGTCACCGGACTGGCCCGGCACGCCCTGCGGCTGCTCGCCCGCGAGGGCTTCGGCGGCCCCGCGGTGCTGGAGCGGCTCAACGCCGCGATCCTCGACGAGGGCGCCCGAAGCCGCTTCCTCACCCTGCTCTACGGGGAGTTGTGGCCGCAGCGGGACGGCAGCGCCATCCTGAAGGTCGTCTGCGCCGGGCATCCGCTGCCGCTGCGACTCCGCCCGGACGGCGGCGTCGAGCCGGCCGCCGAGCCCCAGGCCCTGCTGGGCGTCATGGAGGACCTGGAGCTGTACGAACAGACCGTCACCCTGGAGCCGGGCGACGTCCTGCTGTGCGTCACGGACGGGGTCACGGAGCGGCGTGAGGGCTCCCGGATGCTCGGCGACGACGGTCTCACCGATGTGTTGACGACCTGTACGGGGCTGACGGCGGGCGCGGTGGCCGCGCGCGTGCTGCGCGCCGTGGAGCGGTTCGCCCCCGATCCGCCCTCCGACGACATGGCGATCCTGGCGATGCGCGTCCCCGAGCTCACCGAGCCGGCCGAGCTCTCCGCGCCCCAGGAGCCCTGA
- a CDS encoding DegT/DnrJ/EryC1/StrS family aminotransferase, translating to MGTPADELRRELAESGVRPGDEVIVPSYGTSEAAEAVLLVGARPVFVDIAADTLCVDPAAVAAAVTPRTVAVIPVHTFGHPADMAGINRIGARHDLRVIGYGPEDESAADVRRRQAHAAYLDERLRGVITQPVAHQVCHTYQQYVVRVPGNGRPDRDAFARALRSRGVGCHVPVQTPVHRTSRFRREMWLAETERAADECLALPVDAQMTRRELQRVVSACNALGGLLQVAA from the coding sequence ATGGGCACTCCTGCGGATGAGCTGCGACGCGAGTTGGCGGAGTCGGGCGTTCGCCCCGGCGACGAGGTGATCGTGCCGTCGTACGGCACGTCTGAGGCGGCCGAGGCGGTGCTCCTGGTGGGCGCCCGGCCGGTCTTCGTGGACATAGCCGCCGACACGCTGTGCGTGGACCCGGCCGCTGTGGCGGCCGCGGTGACCCCCCGAACGGTGGCCGTCATACCGGTGCACACCTTCGGCCATCCGGCCGACATGGCCGGCATCAACCGGATAGGCGCCCGACACGACTTGCGGGTCATCGGATACGGCCCCGAGGACGAGTCGGCCGCCGATGTGCGGCGCCGCCAGGCTCACGCCGCCTACCTGGACGAACGGCTCCGCGGAGTGATCACCCAGCCCGTCGCGCACCAGGTGTGCCACACCTACCAGCAGTACGTGGTGCGGGTGCCGGGCAACGGCCGGCCGGACCGGGACGCCTTCGCGCGGGCGCTGCGGTCCCGGGGCGTCGGCTGCCACGTCCCCGTACAGACCCCCGTGCACCGCACCTCGCGCTTCCGGCGGGAGATGTGGCTGGCGGAGACCGAGCGGGCCGCTGACGAGTGCCTGGCGCTGCCGGTGGACGCGCAGATGACGCGACGCGAACTTCAGCGTGTGGTGTCGGCCTGTAACGCGCTGGGCGGGTTGCTCCAGGTCGCGGCCTGA